One Echeneis naucrates chromosome 1, fEcheNa1.1, whole genome shotgun sequence DNA segment encodes these proteins:
- the LOC115047837 gene encoding trafficking kinesin-binding protein 1-like produces the protein MPALTGTPDSEFAFTLNLPATVKLSHSATTPPSSSSPPTHLSPPFPPPPHLDSQLTFSLHEGWREALGTLDADPLRLQLDSPGNFRDLGEKPCHDVSTLTELCSDLPELEIVSLLSEARPNYTLRADCVFGYDIDDWLHTPLLQPEVALGLTHQQIEETLKYFLLCSDRVGQVTKTYHDIKAVTHLLEEKERDLELAARIGQSLLKQNQELTARNEMLDEQLEIAKEEIAQLRHELSMRDDLLQFYASTEEIENTESLSPIKRNESCSSLSSFVHYDFLQQKLKGLEEENRKLRLEANELTTETTNYEEQEQELMMVCVEELSSVNKQVVDLSEELARKVEDSVRQQEEISSLLVQIVDLQARCKGLTQENEELNQHLSASRESQIKLQSELKDLHDKYSECEDMLCEAREDIKNLRNKSLPNSTVQRYTSLASVLPMDSLAAEIEGTFRKGLDTPAPSEYKNHPWRVFETVKVVNKVGKMRSRCHSPWLPGSSPVSTHSSCTSTPRTSYYGSDNASLSLEDKPSSSHSLKGNSVSGPKRLGQPGTPGGQDLEAALRSLSARQQSHCSERPFFDVERERKLRALEANCEEGESSSGFLTPNDSLASSPAASTETNYSNGSSQHSCGSSGGSRSYLPDRLQIVKPLEGSVTLHQWQQLAKPNLGGILQPRPGVLTKDFRELEVDMQHVYSLNDLEEDEPDLSQLSEAHGMVSPSGPNLPQTSPTHTITTCQVHQPSLLIPSFSARFHSFGLPSCRNSEHMSTSPHQQHFLAGQPTTTVGTANITTPSLGLLQLLQEHGISASPYPPHSHHTKPSFSTAGNKYGGSRALSVHGGAGGRGTRISQSSTTMSSLASTDEAALITNEKLTMQNLNDRLASYLDKVRSLEAANSKLELQIKEFYEKRAPAVSRNHSSFFDIIADLQAKITERRKENQSVVLQIENAVMAAEDFKIKYECELNGRTMVENDILRLRGVRDNLTLQISDLEVQIESLTEELVHMKKNHEEEMKLLRDQQTGAVTVDMDIGQSADLTKVLQEVREHYEALIAKNKVELTKWFESQVSALQMEITTSTTEVKSSHSQLSEVKKSYQSLEISRQSTQAEVHCLQQNMEEVRSRYGVQLSQLQMSINMLEAELQQLRVSIEQQQSEYTLLLDIKMRLEMEIAEYRRLLEGQHVEQKTAVISEVVEEQVEEHKPQIEKRVKIIVEKVVDGKVVSTSVNTQVENIQ, from the exons ATGCCT GCCCTCACTGGGACACCAGACTCTGAGTTTGCCTTCACGCTGAACCTTCCAGCCACAGTCAAGCTGTCCCACTCTGCCACCACCCCtccatcctcttcttctcccccgactcatctttctcctcccttccctcctcccccccaccTGGACTCCCAGTTAACCTTCTCCCTCCATGAGGGGTGGAGGGAGGCGCTGGGGACCCTGGACGCAGACCCCCTGCGTCTTCAGCTTGATTCACCTGGGAACTTCAGGGACCTGGGAGAGAAGCCCTGCCATGATGTATCAACATTAACAG AGCTTTGTTCAGATCTGCCGGAGTTGGAAATAGTGAGCCTGTTATCAGAGGCTCGGCCCAACTACACTCTTCGGGCAGACTGCGTGTTTGGGTATGACATTGACGACTGGCTTCACACCCCTCTGCTGCAACCAGAGGTCGCTCTGGGGCTCACGCACCAGCAGATCGAGGAGACACTTAAGTATTTCC tGCTGTGCTCAGACAGAGTGGGCCAGGTCACCAAGACATATCATGACATTAAGGCAGTCACCCACCTGCTGGAGGAG AAAGAGCGGGATCTGGAGTTAGCAGCTCGGATAGGTCAGTCCCTGCTGAAGCAAAATCAAGAACTAACAGCACGCAATGAAATGCTGGATGAACAGCTTGAAATTGCGAAGGAGGAG ATCGCTCAACTTCGTCATGAGCTCTCGATGCGAGACGACCTCCTCCAGTTCTATGCGAGCACTGAGGAGATTGAGAACACTGAATCGCTCTCACC GATAAAAAGGAATGAATCCTGCAGCTCTCTCAGCAGCTTTGTCCACTACGATTTCTTGCAGCAGAAGCTGAAGGGTTTGGAGGAGGAAAACCGCAAACTGAGATTAGAA GCTAATGAGCTCACAACAGAAACGACCAACTATgaggagcaggaacaggagcTGATGATGGTCTGTGTGGAAGAGCTCT CATCTGTCAATAAACAAGTGGTCGACCTGTCTGAGGAGCTGGCACGTAAAGTTGAGGACTCTGTTCGACAGCAGGAGGAGATCAGCTCATTGCTTGTTCAGATTGTGGACCTGCAAGCTCGCTGCAAAGGG CTCACCCAGGAGAACGAAGAGCTGAACCAACACCTGAGTGCCTCCCGTGAGAGCCAGATAAAACTTCAATCAGAG CTCAAGGATCTGCATGATAAGTACTCAGAGTGTGAAGACATGCTCTGTGAGGCCCGAGAGGACATTAAGAACCTGCGCAACAAGAGCCTGCCCAACAGCACGGTGCAGCGTTACACTTCACTGGCGTCTGTCCTCCCCATGGACTCGCTGGCAGCCGAGATAGAAGGCACCTTCCGCAAAGGCCTGGACACACCGGCTCCCTCAGAGTACAA GAACCATCCATGGCGCGTGTTTGAAACAGTGAAGGTGGTGAACAAGGTCGGGAAGATGCGCTCTCGGTGCCACTCTCCATGGCTCCCAGGCTCCAGCCCTGTGTCCACTCACTCCAGTTGTACTAGCACCCCTCGAACTAGCTACTACGGCTCTGATAATGCCAGCCTTAGTCTGGAGGACAAGCCCAGCTCCAGTCACTCTCTAAAAGgcaacag TGTGAGTGGACCAAAGCGCCTGGGCCAGCCCGGGACCCCAGGAGGCCAGGACCTTGAGGCTGCTTTGCGCAGCCTGTCAGCACGCCAACAGAGCCATTGCTCTGAGCGGCCTTTTTTTGACGTGGAGCGTGAGCGCAAACTCCGTGCCTTGGAAGCAAACTGCGAGGAGGGCGAAAGCTCCAGTGGCTTCCTGACACCAAACGACAGCCTGGCCTCCAGTCCGGCAGCATCGACAGAAACCAACTACTCCAATGGCAGCTCACAGCACTCCTGTGGCTCCTCAGGGGGCTCAAGGTCCTACCTGCCTGACCGCCTGCAGATTGTCAAACCTCTTGAAG GGTCGGTGACTCTGCATCAGTGGCAGCAGCTGGCCAAACCAAACCTGGGAGGCATCCTGCAGCCCCGGCCGGGCGTTCTGACTAAAGACTTCAGGGAGCTGGAGGTTGACATGCAGCACGTCTACAGCCTGAACGACCTTGAGGAGGATGAGCCTGACCTTTCACAGCTCTCTGAAGCTCATGGCATGG TCTCTCCATCTGGCCCCAACCTCCCTCAGacctcccccacacacaccatAACCACCTGCCAAGTCCACCAACCTTCCCTCCTCatcccctccttctctgccaG GTTTCACTCCTTCGGCCTGCCATCTTGTCGGAACAGTGAGCACATGAGCACTTCACCCCACCAGCAGCACTTCCTGGCAGGCCAGCCCACCACCACGGTCGGCACAGCAAACATAACCACGCCATCACTGGgactcctgcagctgctgcaagaGCACGGCATCTCAGCCTCTCCTTATCCCCCCCACAGCCACCATACCAAACCCTCATTCTCTACAGCAGGAAACAAATATGGAGGCTCG CGAGCGCTCAGCGTGCACGGGGGCGCGGGAGGACGCGGGACCCGCATCTCCCAGTCCAGCACCACGATGAGCTCTCTGGCGTCCACCGACGAGGCTGCGCTGATCACCAACGAGAAGCTGACCATGCAGAACCTCAACGACCGCCTGGCCTCCTACCTGGACAAG gtccGCTCCCTGGAGGCAGCCAACAGCAAGCTGGAGCTGCAGATCAAGGAGTTCTATGAGAAGAGAGCTCCAGCTGTTTccagaaaccacagcagcttcTTCGACATCATCGCCGACCTCCAAGCGAAG ATCACAGAGAGACGCAAAGAGAATCAATCTGTCGTCCTGCAGATTGAAAACGCTGTAATGGCCGCTGAGGACTTCAAAATTAA ATATGAGTGTGAGCTGAACGGGCGGACGATGGTGGAAAATGACATCCTTCGTCTCCGAGGCGTCCGGGACAACCTTACTCTTCAAATTAGTGACCTGGAGGTGCAGATAGAAAGTCTTACTGAGGAGCTGGTGCACATGAAGAAAAACCATGAGGAG GAGATGAAGCTGCTGAGGGACCAACAGACCGGTGCTGTGACTGTGGATATGGATATTGGCCAGTCTGCTGATCTGACAAAGGTCCTGCAGGAGGTTAGGGAGCACTACGAAGCTCTGATTGCAAAGAACAAGGTGGAGCTCACCAAATGGTTCGAATCCCAG GTGAGTGCACTCCAGATGGAAATCACTACGTCGACGACAGAGGTGAAGTCATCTCACTCACAGCTGTCAGAGGTCAAGAAGAGCTACCAGAGTCTGGAGATAAGTCGCCAAAGCACCCAAGCAGAG GTTCATTGCCTGCAGCAGAATATGGAAGAAGTGAGAAGTCGATACGGCGTCCAGCTCAGCCAGCTGCAGATGAGCATCAACATGCTGGAGGccgagctgcagcagctgagagtGTCCATCGAGCAGCAGCAATCTGAGTACACCCTGCTGCTGGACATCAAGATGAGGCTGGAGATGGAGATCGCTGAGTACAGGAGGCTGCTGGAGGGACAGCACGTCGAGCAAAA GACTGCTGTCATCAGCGAGGTGGTGGAGGAGCAAGTGGAAG AGCATAAACCTCAGATCGAGAAGAGGGTGAAGATCATCGTGGAGAAGGTTGTGGATGGGAAGGTGGTGTCCACCTCTGTCAACACGCAGGTGGAGAACATTCAGTAA
- the LOC115039793 gene encoding gastrin/cholecystokinin-like peptide produces MPGKVTVVFALLVALLISGAAFSPDTGEAKDTSTLQQLLARREAARLARPERRAHLSEDEREIMTKQIMQAISEVMNSECMSDRDYQGWVDFGRRETE; encoded by the exons ATGCCGGGTAAAGTCACCGTGGTGTTTGCACTGCTGGTTGCCCTGCTCATAAGCGGTGCAGCCTTCTCACCTGACACTGGAGAGGCCAAAGACACAAGCacgctgcagcagcttctggcCAGGCGGGAGGCAGCGAGACTCGCACGGCCTGAGAGACGGGCACACCTGTCGGAAGACGAACGGGAGATTATGACCAAGCAAATAATGCAAGCAATTTCAG AGGTGATGAACTCTGAATGCATGTCAGACCGAGACTACCAGGGCTGGGTGGACTTTGGACGCAGGGAGACAGAATGA